The following are from one region of the Pogoniulus pusillus isolate bPogPus1 chromosome 33, bPogPus1.pri, whole genome shotgun sequence genome:
- the TMEM244 gene encoding putative transmembrane protein 244: MALKVKTAETKVVLLNLVICMGVFYTVYYVVLFVCFTAFRIEMLDGLAPFDFKTSPSWMNPYYLALVISLEITFSICGLLFALLVEEWVWDYAVTVTALHIIITAAVMSEFPLMLHWWLALGSGVTSMVCGGQILAYYLFKDNFIYPILDDF, from the exons GTGGTTCTGCTGAACCTGGTGATCTGCATGGGGGTTTTCTACACTGTCTACTACGTGGTGCTGTTTGTCTGCTTCACAGCATTCAG GATTGAGATGTTGGATGGGTTGGCACCTTTTGATTTTAAGACAAGTCCCTCCTGGATGAACCCCTACTACCTGG CTCTTGTGATATCCTTGGAAATAACCTTCTCCATCTGTGGGCTGCTCTTTGCCCTGCTTGTGGAAGAATGGGTCTGGGACTATGCAGTGACAGTTACTGCTCTTCACATCATCATCACTGCAGCTG TTATGTCTGAGTTCCCCCTGATGTTGCACTGGTGGCTGGCACTAG GCTCTGGAGTGACTTCAATGGTTTGTGGAGGACAGATTCTGGCCTACTACCTGTTCAAGGACAACTTCATCTACCCAATTCTAGATGAtttttga